From one Candidatus Wallbacteria bacterium genomic stretch:
- a CDS encoding tetratricopeptide repeat protein, which translates to MLGFLCGLLILEFFFQAAGLVVIFQRPSTGSSGTSELQILCLGDSYTYGLGVKKGEDYPSLLQEYLREKDRTAKYRVINGGLGGINSRVLLNNLPKNLVLYKPDIVAVQVGGQNRMNFTGYSPRDNRLNSFLLFVTRYSRVLRLCRMLGHNIADSGIDLKLAIWRGLEEGIHFAVRLKTVRPEDFKTDPQKISCSIDYFRLTGEVWNLIRKKDLNGAGTYLKSKALTEMETYAQGLLYLVSGNFTQADLVFKEGLRKFPGSCSLAVGQGFAAMEAVHLYKAFNYFMNGLSLDPNDTGAMFGLGFTYFLTGNQELAELWIRKSLELDPANSWKDYFLGNLYLLKKDSVQAEKCFRDGITARPEMPENYTSLAEICQQTGRLSEAGLYYEKALELGIFFRSEGSEVNYRLSRIRMEQDPLKNKEEGKKLLLRAIQLDPSNNRALFDLGWFYAGIKDYKQALAYFEQGKNYEAAAWTRKILSNRFNSEIAADWLAGDLRDIVRICSRAGIKLYFVNYPEMDVLPMKKVSEEQGISMIDLTYEFGKLWQKGEPRENYFLADRHCNALGNRETARLIGERILTDLKK; encoded by the coding sequence TTGCTGGGGTTTCTCTGTGGACTGCTGATCCTTGAATTTTTTTTCCAGGCTGCCGGCCTGGTTGTGATTTTCCAAAGACCCTCAACAGGTAGCTCAGGCACTTCCGAACTACAGATTCTGTGCCTCGGGGATTCTTACACTTACGGACTGGGCGTCAAGAAAGGGGAAGATTACCCATCTCTGCTTCAGGAGTATCTCAGGGAAAAAGATCGGACAGCAAAATATCGGGTGATCAACGGAGGGCTTGGCGGCATCAATTCCAGAGTCCTCTTGAACAACCTGCCGAAAAACCTGGTTCTGTATAAGCCGGATATAGTTGCGGTGCAAGTGGGCGGGCAAAATAGAATGAATTTCACCGGATATAGTCCCAGAGACAATCGACTGAACAGCTTTCTGCTGTTTGTGACAAGGTATTCCAGAGTGTTGCGGCTTTGCAGAATGCTGGGACATAACATCGCTGATTCGGGAATAGACTTGAAACTGGCGATCTGGCGCGGACTGGAGGAAGGAATCCATTTCGCAGTCCGACTTAAAACTGTTCGTCCGGAAGATTTCAAAACCGATCCGCAGAAAATCAGCTGCTCCATCGACTATTTCAGACTGACTGGAGAAGTGTGGAACCTGATCAGGAAAAAGGATCTGAACGGAGCCGGAACATATCTGAAATCAAAAGCACTGACAGAAATGGAAACATATGCGCAGGGCCTTTTATACCTGGTATCTGGGAATTTCACCCAGGCCGATCTGGTTTTCAAGGAGGGTCTCAGAAAATTTCCGGGAAGCTGTTCTCTAGCTGTAGGACAGGGATTTGCGGCCATGGAGGCAGTCCACCTCTATAAAGCTTTTAATTACTTCATGAACGGTCTGTCTCTTGATCCGAACGATACTGGAGCCATGTTTGGACTGGGATTCACCTATTTCCTCACCGGGAACCAGGAACTGGCTGAGCTGTGGATCAGGAAGTCGCTGGAGCTGGATCCGGCTAACTCCTGGAAGGACTACTTTCTGGGTAACCTGTATCTGTTGAAAAAGGATTCGGTTCAAGCCGAAAAATGCTTCAGAGACGGGATCACTGCCAGGCCTGAAATGCCTGAGAATTATACCTCTCTCGCTGAAATCTGCCAGCAGACCGGAAGGCTTTCAGAAGCAGGTCTGTATTATGAGAAAGCCCTGGAACTCGGCATCTTTTTCCGCAGCGAGGGGAGTGAAGTGAATTACAGGCTTTCACGGATCAGGATGGAGCAGGATCCGCTGAAAAACAAGGAAGAAGGAAAGAAGCTCCTGCTGCGGGCAATCCAGCTTGACCCAAGCAACAACCGGGCTCTTTTCGATCTGGGCTGGTTTTATGCGGGAATCAAGGATTACAAACAGGCACTTGCCTATTTCGAACAGGGAAAGAATTATGAAGCTGCAGCCTGGACACGGAAGATCCTGTCCAACCGTTTCAACAGCGAAATCGCTGCCGACTGGCTGGCCGGAGATCTGAGGGATATAGTGCGGATCTGCAGCAGGGCCGGGATCAAACTTTATTTTGTGAATTATCCTGAGATGGATGTTCTGCCGATGAAGAAAGTCTCCGAAGAGCAGGGAATTTCCATGATCGATCTGACTTACGAATTCGGAAAGCTATGGCAGAAGGGAGAACCCCGGGAGAACTACTTTCTGGCTGACCGGCATTGCAATGCGCTCGGAAACCGGGAAACTGCGCGTCTGATCGGTGAACGGATCCTGACTGATCTCAAAAAATAA
- a CDS encoding CDC27 family protein, which translates to MIYLFKLFDLLFSTNLYFFVRIEEISDLVSEHNFELAEKMLLQLQEDLKQLQYPQDFLAELYFYLSELYFKWNKPQNSLDYCLAALKISGSDEHLYRIGWIYLNSFRNTEKTLEYLERCLETNPHHYPSLKLLGEVYHELQNLDQAEKYLRLSLPLKKEAGSYLRIGEILLVKENYKEAFKFLRISHKLKPDNPEVNYYIGCTFLRANNHNKALHYFRQATYYDDQYIPAYFEIARIHQLIFSETDKAIIAYNKILELMPENEEALYQLAQIFCRSKKNYHKALFLLFKLLKKDPSHSQSLLLMSEIYEQCYNYSLALKYLGQLEIESAEIKSRIAEIQFRLCNWQRAEELYIELYQKGLIEFENKIKKIVLFPHTRIATFLAFKKEQDSLNIYAVKRNGPFQIDTLMLRLLKTAPTEDIFYTFEPFDFSLEEGFLILSRWLSSPVLTFGQDFSELSDLCREAQLELPLKGSRLDDFLYSIYGKDDFKELETAALKKKVKTMIDLFQGSLKKIRDSHLLVSLFSKLPELSPLAHLPQVVFKPNFLAELLTLPAEETSRPVETALIPQELTAFLNQPNFEGSWRVLAVPLEQNLAVVSLLKEQAERKKVMFAVIAKDRGEFHQAYHLLSRAFTAETLGFSIEPDNFLCLSRLSELIKNNAYPTELFYLICWYRTAVPRLFPFIPEQAFKYYPQLSRVLLLLSATERDHENCQFSSHCEYYQNLLALKNKKIVLFSLQSYHREIVKPSLIPGCSALISFNFAAFPKISFLRSSFALLKMEANLLYWHQALFAKGEEAIKFGEEKILKIKENLLEVKRILNSIHNHYFLPEEYLDLDSLKVKFPFLYFSLLDALLPLLSSLKEFGEFLFCTQIIREQEDEIISLIDSLNDFLYKNAYRSLRLSKNIEETEFLNLLEINYHQIGSSFNNLIFVENHLTCQQLKALEKQCPGKKLSIYDAGVPRAELPPAMDWETVEFFEPEIKYLFRNRLTHFWVDFYKFHLQALFSAGTSVPGLDTLSFILKKKLKYHYQISRENLDHVVDNLFYHTDNHGFYEFLSLALSETEKTIPLTFKQYSFLIATSTIISRIEGKRVLILADGLLGEAIRNVLKWLYYVEVVSFFQGTGYEDFLKSLECIKDSIPRIIVLDFPHFFEPKVRQALDRLKVDYRFSLTYNLPEFKCFLPQEAVEFTYVKLNFSLHQELSPLSELKDGNVLDLKNLTITPQLPLVENLRLLGLPFDMSELGFYLSSASSLEICSTPEDWENFQNGVESLDNMHSIDKINQMLHVFRGRNMVISRRLLSKIVKNTPFWRDCESFINYLIQEGVVGQVVYHPPYQKFHLKQTLNTLVIDLNNPCLDLKSDELLSNQTILFQIRSGFEQSRKKWLEDFMAEIKLLEFLNRDHELAFKRKKCYQLSSLQAELSLPADLIEKVLLCLTSLGFLSYARKSEEIMLEITANISLVIKFWLTQKEIKTLLLDKFVKSHENDDSLDLLTFFRFLHQKFGISELILEESVLDLQCLELVEASFEQPFLADGYTLEILKDHLTVQSLENIHQQRVKLCKLLKNKLKEGKNKITFTP; encoded by the coding sequence ATGATTTATCTCTTTAAGCTTTTTGACCTGCTCTTCTCGACCAACCTTTATTTTTTCGTCAGAATCGAGGAAATCTCCGATCTTGTATCAGAACACAACTTCGAACTGGCGGAAAAAATGCTCCTCCAGCTGCAGGAAGACCTTAAGCAGCTTCAGTATCCACAAGATTTTCTGGCTGAACTCTATTTCTATTTATCCGAACTTTATTTCAAGTGGAACAAGCCTCAGAATTCTCTGGATTATTGTCTTGCCGCTTTGAAGATTTCCGGCAGTGACGAGCATCTTTACAGAATCGGCTGGATCTATCTGAACTCTTTCCGCAACACTGAGAAAACCCTTGAATATCTCGAGCGCTGTCTGGAAACAAATCCCCATCATTATCCATCTTTGAAACTGTTAGGCGAAGTTTATCATGAGCTTCAGAATCTGGATCAGGCTGAAAAATATCTGCGACTGTCTCTGCCTCTGAAAAAAGAGGCAGGCAGCTATCTCAGGATTGGAGAAATCCTGCTGGTCAAAGAAAATTACAAGGAAGCCTTCAAGTTTCTGCGCATTTCCCACAAGCTCAAGCCGGACAACCCTGAAGTCAATTACTATATTGGCTGCACTTTCCTGCGGGCGAACAATCATAACAAAGCTCTGCATTATTTCAGGCAGGCCACTTATTACGACGATCAATACATTCCTGCTTACTTCGAAATTGCCAGGATTCATCAACTGATTTTCTCCGAGACGGATAAAGCAATCATCGCCTACAACAAAATCCTGGAACTGATGCCTGAGAACGAGGAAGCCCTGTACCAGCTGGCGCAAATTTTCTGCCGCAGCAAGAAGAACTATCATAAAGCCCTGTTTTTACTTTTCAAGCTGTTGAAAAAAGACCCTTCTCACAGCCAGTCCCTGCTGCTGATGTCCGAAATTTACGAACAATGTTACAATTATTCACTCGCCTTGAAATATCTGGGGCAGCTGGAGATCGAATCCGCGGAAATCAAATCCAGGATCGCTGAGATCCAATTCCGTCTCTGCAATTGGCAGAGGGCTGAAGAACTCTATATTGAACTCTATCAGAAAGGCTTGATCGAATTTGAGAACAAGATCAAGAAAATCGTGCTCTTTCCACATACCAGGATCGCCACTTTTCTGGCTTTCAAAAAAGAGCAGGACAGTCTCAATATATACGCAGTAAAACGCAACGGTCCTTTCCAGATCGATACGCTCATGCTGAGACTCTTGAAAACCGCTCCCACCGAAGACATTTTCTATACTTTTGAACCCTTCGACTTCAGCCTTGAAGAAGGATTCCTGATTCTTTCCCGCTGGCTCAGTTCCCCGGTGCTGACCTTTGGCCAGGACTTCTCAGAACTGTCCGACCTTTGCAGGGAAGCCCAGCTTGAACTTCCACTCAAAGGCAGCCGCCTCGACGATTTCTTGTACTCTATCTATGGAAAAGATGATTTCAAGGAACTGGAAACTGCAGCCCTCAAGAAAAAGGTCAAGACTATGATCGATCTTTTCCAGGGCTCACTCAAAAAAATCCGGGATTCACACCTGCTCGTCAGTCTGTTCTCCAAACTGCCTGAACTTTCCCCACTGGCACATCTCCCTCAGGTCGTTTTCAAGCCCAATTTTCTAGCTGAACTCCTGACACTTCCCGCTGAAGAGACTTCCCGCCCTGTAGAAACCGCACTGATACCTCAAGAACTGACGGCCTTTCTGAATCAGCCGAATTTTGAAGGATCCTGGCGGGTGCTGGCTGTTCCTCTGGAACAGAATCTTGCTGTTGTTTCCCTGCTCAAGGAACAGGCTGAACGGAAAAAAGTAATGTTTGCAGTAATTGCCAAGGACAGGGGTGAATTTCACCAGGCTTATCACCTGCTCAGCCGTGCTTTTACTGCTGAGACCCTTGGTTTTTCAATCGAGCCGGACAATTTTCTCTGCCTCTCAAGGCTTTCTGAGTTGATCAAGAACAATGCCTATCCGACAGAACTTTTCTATCTCATCTGCTGGTATAGAACAGCCGTCCCAAGACTCTTCCCTTTCATTCCAGAGCAGGCTTTCAAGTATTACCCCCAGCTCTCAAGGGTTCTCCTGCTTCTGTCTGCCACTGAGCGCGACCATGAAAACTGTCAATTTTCCTCGCACTGTGAGTATTACCAGAATCTGCTGGCGCTGAAAAATAAGAAAATCGTACTGTTTTCACTTCAATCCTATCACCGGGAAATCGTCAAGCCTTCCCTGATACCCGGATGCAGTGCTCTGATTTCCTTCAATTTTGCTGCTTTCCCCAAGATCTCATTTCTCAGGTCAAGCTTTGCCCTCCTGAAGATGGAAGCCAACCTGCTTTACTGGCATCAGGCTCTATTTGCAAAGGGTGAAGAGGCGATCAAATTCGGAGAGGAAAAAATCCTCAAAATTAAGGAAAATCTCCTGGAAGTCAAACGGATTCTGAATTCCATCCACAATCACTATTTTCTGCCTGAAGAGTACCTCGATCTGGATTCTCTGAAGGTCAAATTTCCATTTTTGTATTTTTCTCTCCTGGATGCCCTGCTGCCCCTTCTTTCCTCGCTCAAGGAATTCGGAGAATTCCTTTTCTGCACCCAGATCATCCGTGAGCAGGAAGACGAAATCATCAGCCTGATCGATTCTCTCAACGATTTCCTCTATAAAAACGCCTACCGGAGTCTGCGCCTTTCTAAAAATATCGAAGAAACCGAATTTCTCAACCTGCTGGAAATCAATTATCATCAGATCGGGTCAAGCTTCAACAATTTAATCTTCGTGGAAAATCATCTCACCTGCCAGCAACTCAAAGCACTGGAAAAACAGTGTCCGGGTAAAAAACTCTCCATTTACGATGCAGGGGTTCCAAGAGCAGAACTGCCACCAGCCATGGATTGGGAAACCGTGGAATTTTTCGAACCGGAAATTAAATACCTTTTCCGCAATCGTCTGACGCATTTCTGGGTGGATTTTTATAAATTTCACCTTCAGGCATTGTTTTCAGCGGGAACTTCTGTCCCCGGTCTGGACACCCTGAGTTTCATCCTTAAGAAAAAATTGAAGTATCACTATCAGATTTCCAGGGAAAACCTCGATCATGTCGTGGACAATCTTTTTTACCATACAGACAATCATGGTTTTTATGAATTTCTGTCCCTTGCCCTGTCTGAAACCGAGAAAACCATCCCGCTCACTTTCAAACAATATTCATTTCTGATAGCAACCTCCACCATTATTTCAAGGATCGAAGGAAAACGTGTTTTGATTCTGGCCGACGGTCTGCTTGGGGAAGCGATCCGCAATGTCCTGAAATGGCTGTATTACGTCGAAGTCGTTTCGTTTTTCCAGGGAACCGGGTACGAGGATTTTCTGAAATCACTTGAATGCATCAAAGACAGCATCCCAAGAATCATCGTGCTTGATTTTCCTCATTTTTTCGAACCAAAAGTGCGACAGGCACTGGACCGCCTGAAAGTAGACTACCGGTTCTCCCTGACCTATAATTTGCCTGAATTCAAGTGTTTCCTTCCTCAGGAGGCTGTCGAATTCACCTACGTCAAACTCAACTTTTCACTGCACCAGGAACTATCTCCCCTGTCCGAACTTAAGGATGGCAACGTACTCGACCTTAAGAATCTGACCATCACCCCTCAACTTCCTCTAGTGGAAAATCTCAGGCTGCTTGGTCTGCCTTTTGACATGAGTGAACTGGGCTTTTATCTTTCATCAGCGTCTTCCCTGGAAATATGCAGCACACCGGAGGACTGGGAAAACTTCCAGAACGGGGTTGAGTCATTGGATAATATGCACTCTATCGATAAAATCAACCAGATGCTGCATGTTTTCCGTGGAAGAAACATGGTCATCAGCAGAAGGCTGCTCTCCAAAATCGTGAAGAACACACCATTCTGGCGCGACTGTGAATCATTCATCAATTACCTAATCCAGGAAGGTGTTGTGGGGCAGGTCGTCTATCATCCGCCCTATCAAAAATTCCACTTGAAGCAGACTCTTAACACGCTTGTGATTGACCTCAACAACCCCTGCCTGGATTTAAAATCAGATGAACTGCTTTCCAACCAGACCATCCTCTTCCAGATCAGGAGTGGATTCGAACAGTCAAGAAAGAAGTGGCTTGAAGATTTCATGGCCGAAATTAAACTGCTCGAATTTCTGAACAGAGACCATGAACTGGCCTTCAAAAGGAAAAAATGCTATCAGCTTTCCTCCCTCCAGGCTGAGCTTTCGCTGCCGGCAGATCTGATCGAAAAAGTACTCCTCTGCCTGACGTCACTGGGATTTTTGTCTTATGCCCGGAAAAGCGAGGAAATCATGCTGGAAATCACAGCCAATATCTCACTGGTTATCAAATTCTGGCTCACTCAGAAAGAAATTAAAACTTTGCTGCTCGACAAATTCGTCAAAAGCCACGAAAACGACGACAGCCTGGACCTGCTGACTTTCTTCCGCTTCCTGCATCAGAAATTCGGAATCTCTGAACTGATTCTTGAGGAATCGGTACTGGATCTGCAATGTCTGGAACTGGTGGAAGCTTCATTCGAGCAACCCTTCCTGGCTGACGGCTATACCCTGGAAATCCTAAAGGATCATCTCACGGTTCAGTCCCTGGAAAACATTCATCAGCAGCGCGTTAAACTTTGCAAGCTCCTGAAAAACAAGCTCAAGGAAGGGAAAAACAAGATTACATTTACACCATGA
- a CDS encoding formylglycine-generating enzyme family protein: MKFKIIVVSLCSLLIILWLSRTSEYWNKIQVSSAGMQLDKSRFSETAESKIIDLGNGIKIEFIRIPSGEFVMGSRTSGTDESPERRIRISRGFYLGKLEVTQEQWCSVMSVNLSSSRGDKKPAENLSFEACQEFIRILNLRNLGVFRLPSEAEWEYACRAGTSTEYYWGDTLEEEYLWSSENSQSQSHQTGLKKPNRIGLYDMSGNVWEWCQDWYAPYPGAAETDPKGPHSGSYRVLRGGSYSDAGTCCRAAFRNGYAPTDWFPNTGMRLCLCDEL, encoded by the coding sequence ATGAAGTTTAAAATTATTGTTGTTTCGCTCTGCTCGCTTCTGATTATTCTGTGGCTTTCCAGAACCAGTGAATACTGGAATAAAATACAAGTATCCAGTGCAGGAATGCAGTTGGATAAGTCCCGGTTTTCTGAAACTGCTGAATCGAAAATCATTGATCTGGGAAACGGAATCAAGATTGAATTCATCCGGATACCTTCCGGTGAATTCGTGATGGGCAGCCGGACTTCAGGTACAGATGAGTCTCCTGAACGCAGGATCCGGATTTCCCGCGGATTCTATCTGGGAAAATTAGAAGTGACACAAGAGCAGTGGTGCTCCGTGATGAGCGTTAACCTCAGCAGTTCCAGAGGCGACAAAAAGCCTGCTGAAAACCTGTCTTTCGAAGCCTGCCAGGAATTCATCAGGATTCTGAACCTGCGCAACTTAGGAGTTTTCCGGTTGCCCAGCGAGGCGGAATGGGAATATGCCTGCCGTGCTGGAACCTCGACAGAATATTATTGGGGAGACACTCTGGAAGAAGAGTACCTCTGGAGTTCAGAAAACAGCCAGAGCCAGTCCCATCAGACAGGGCTGAAAAAACCGAACCGGATCGGCCTCTATGACATGAGCGGTAATGTCTGGGAATGGTGCCAGGACTGGTACGCGCCATATCCCGGTGCAGCAGAAACCGATCCCAAAGGCCCTCACAGCGGTTCTTACCGGGTTCTGCGCGGAGGTTCCTATAGTGATGCCGGCACCTGCTGCCGCGCTGCTTTCCGGAATGGCTATGCTCCGACTGACTGGTTTCCAAATACAGGGATGAGATTGTGTCTCTGCGATGAACTATAA